One genomic region from Aneurinibacillus sp. REN35 encodes:
- the kynB gene encoding arylformamidase, whose amino-acid sequence MTRWIDISQRLDDQVAMWPGDTPFSYQLNWKKQDSGSVNVGQITMSTHAGTHIDAPFHFDEEGKRVLELDLDLYIGRARVIHLPNTRQMGIREMRGMDIAGVERLLIYTGAWRNRQVFPETIPHVEAEAADYLAEKGVRLLGVDLPSVDQLDSKTLPAHHALARHGIHILEGIVLDGIAPGDYELAALPLPLAEADGSPVRAALRKISEE is encoded by the coding sequence ATGACTAGATGGATTGATATTTCACAGCGTCTCGATGATCAGGTGGCCATGTGGCCGGGAGATACGCCGTTCTCCTACCAATTGAACTGGAAAAAGCAGGACAGCGGCTCGGTCAATGTAGGTCAGATTACGATGAGTACCCACGCGGGTACACATATTGACGCCCCTTTTCATTTTGATGAGGAGGGGAAGCGGGTGTTGGAATTGGATCTTGATCTGTATATCGGCCGGGCGCGGGTTATCCATCTGCCGAACACGAGACAGATGGGGATACGGGAGATGCGTGGCATGGATATAGCAGGTGTGGAGCGGCTGTTGATTTATACGGGGGCCTGGCGCAATCGTCAGGTGTTTCCGGAGACGATTCCTCATGTAGAAGCGGAGGCAGCCGACTATCTTGCGGAAAAGGGTGTGCGTTTGCTTGGGGTGGATCTGCCCTCTGTTGATCAGCTGGACAGCAAAACATTGCCTGCGCATCATGCGCTTGCACGTCACGGCATTCATATTCTGGAGGGGATTGTGCTGGACGGCATAGCGCCGGGAGACTATGAATTGGCCGCGCTGCCGCTGCCGCTCGCAGAAGCGGACGGAAGCCCGGTGCGGGCTGCGCTGCGCAAGATTTCTGAAGAGTAA
- a CDS encoding VOC family protein, which yields MPYRLDHVLLTGDDVETVTRFFMEVLDFHQSEKIMTVDGEMMLASIC from the coding sequence GTGCCGTATCGCCTCGATCATGTATTGCTTACTGGAGATGATGTAGAGACTGTCACCCGCTTTTTTATGGAAGTATTAGACTTTCACCAGAGCGAAAAAATTATGACCGTAGATGGAGAGATGATGCTTGCTAGCATCTGCTAG
- a CDS encoding TRAP transporter small permease gives MDEEMLKKRPGVIRFIDMLSEWSGYLSGGAVLISTLIIVHEVVMRYFFAQPAIWQIEISMYLLLFTSFVGASYGLKHDAHVGIDLLVSKLAPRAQKKMRMFTSLLCIGLTILIGWRAGVLWLEAYENGWRAESLISTPLSIPYIALPLGMLLMTLQFIVLLYEDWSWLKAHTSSRTNETAEVQSMRKEKMKTS, from the coding sequence ATGGATGAAGAAATGCTAAAGAAAAGGCCGGGGGTAATCCGCTTCATTGACATGCTAAGCGAATGGAGCGGATATCTCAGCGGGGGAGCGGTTCTGATTTCTACGTTAATTATTGTCCATGAAGTCGTTATGCGTTACTTTTTTGCTCAGCCGGCCATTTGGCAAATTGAAATCAGCATGTATTTGCTTTTGTTTACTTCTTTTGTCGGTGCCTCGTATGGATTAAAGCATGATGCTCATGTAGGGATTGACCTTCTCGTTAGCAAATTAGCGCCTCGCGCCCAGAAAAAGATGCGTATGTTTACATCGCTGCTCTGCATAGGGCTAACCATTCTAATCGGTTGGCGTGCAGGTGTACTGTGGTTGGAAGCGTATGAAAATGGCTGGCGCGCCGAATCGCTTATTTCTACACCGCTCAGTATTCCGTATATCGCTCTCCCGCTGGGCATGCTTCTGATGACGCTTCAGTTCATTGTTCTGCTGTATGAAGATTGGAGTTGGTTGAAAGCGCATACATCATCGCGTACTAATGAAACGGCGGAAGTGCAAAGCATGCGGAAAGAGAAGATGAAAACGAGCTGA
- a CDS encoding CaiB/BaiF CoA transferase family protein — protein sequence MEKKKALEGIRVLDLTRVLAGPYASMVLGDLGAEIIKIETPDGGDDARGFGPFLNGESVYFISINRNKKSIALNLKKEEGKDVFRKMVKEADVVLENYRPGTMEKLGLGYEALKEINPRIIYASSSGFGHTGPFSSKAAYDLIVQGMGGIMSLTSLQEGGPPTRVGASVGDITAGLFTVIGILSALQHRNRTGEGEKVDVAMLDCQVAILENAIARYAVTGTSPKATGNRHPSITPFAVFKAQDDYIVVAAGNDQLWRKWCTVVGRAELAEDSRFATNMLRTDHWTELEPIMQEVIEQRTVDEWLGIFEAAGIPSSCINDVEKVVQHPQVLAREMIVHQEHPTAGRIMMPGIPIKLSTAPGSIDLPAPGLGEHTETVLQEILGYTGEEIEQLRSAGVIYNEVHKVVK from the coding sequence ATGGAAAAGAAAAAAGCATTGGAAGGCATTCGCGTATTGGATTTGACGAGGGTGCTGGCAGGACCGTATGCTTCGATGGTGTTGGGCGACTTAGGTGCAGAAATCATTAAAATCGAAACGCCGGATGGTGGAGACGATGCACGCGGTTTCGGACCGTTTTTAAATGGAGAGAGCGTATATTTTATCAGCATTAACCGCAACAAAAAAAGCATTGCTCTGAATTTGAAGAAGGAAGAGGGAAAAGATGTCTTTCGGAAAATGGTAAAGGAAGCGGATGTTGTGCTGGAGAATTACCGCCCAGGCACGATGGAGAAGCTGGGACTCGGCTATGAAGCGCTGAAAGAAATAAACCCGCGCATCATCTATGCTTCTAGCTCAGGCTTCGGGCATACAGGTCCCTTCAGCAGCAAGGCCGCATATGATCTCATCGTACAGGGAATGGGAGGAATTATGAGTCTGACCAGTCTGCAGGAAGGAGGGCCGCCTACACGGGTCGGCGCATCGGTAGGTGACATTACAGCGGGACTGTTCACGGTGATTGGCATTCTGTCTGCGCTGCAGCATAGGAATCGTACAGGTGAAGGAGAAAAAGTGGATGTTGCCATGCTGGATTGTCAGGTTGCCATTTTGGAGAATGCGATCGCCAGATATGCCGTAACAGGTACTTCGCCAAAGGCGACAGGAAATCGCCACCCGTCCATTACGCCGTTTGCCGTCTTTAAAGCGCAGGATGATTATATTGTCGTCGCCGCAGGCAATGACCAGCTATGGCGGAAATGGTGTACGGTAGTCGGGCGTGCTGAGCTGGCGGAGGATTCCCGCTTTGCGACCAATATGCTGCGCACCGATCATTGGACGGAGCTGGAGCCGATTATGCAAGAGGTGATCGAGCAGCGAACGGTAGACGAATGGCTTGGGATATTTGAAGCGGCGGGTATTCCGTCAAGCTGCATCAATGATGTAGAGAAGGTCGTCCAACATCCGCAGGTGCTGGCCCGGGAGATGATTGTTCATCAGGAGCATCCAACCGCTGGCCGCATCATGATGCCGGGCATTCCGATTAAACTCTCTACAGCGCCCGGAAGCATCGACCTGCCTGCTCCTGGCTTAGGAGAGCATACGGAAACGGTTTTACAGGAGATATTGGGGTATACAGGCGAGGAGATTGAGCAACTACGAAGTGCAGGTGTGATATATAACGAAGTGCATAAGGTAGTAAAATAG
- a CDS encoding GntR family transcriptional regulator, which yields MNQKVMINNALSALIKESIIEDIVKGKIRPGEKLIEARYAEQFGTSRAPVREAFYLLTLEGVVEKIPRRGTIVKTYTKQEIVDIIEIRNFVEDLAVRRIQHARKRHCIEEMQRIIEQMEEQRSNNKAYVQLNAQFHQQLIVATESDIIRDMYAGISTRLLSLQMVSFVENKDIAQSLAEHRQIVALMKEERWDEVRKTLSAHNETIRPRVERFIAADLQQLEENG from the coding sequence ATGAATCAAAAAGTCATGATTAATAATGCCCTGTCAGCCCTGATCAAAGAGAGCATTATCGAAGACATTGTAAAAGGCAAGATTCGCCCTGGTGAAAAGTTAATTGAAGCCAGGTATGCCGAGCAATTCGGTACAAGCCGTGCTCCTGTGCGTGAGGCTTTTTATCTCCTCACACTTGAAGGTGTAGTCGAAAAAATTCCACGCAGAGGCACGATTGTTAAAACATATACAAAGCAGGAAATCGTAGATATTATCGAGATTCGGAACTTCGTGGAAGATTTAGCGGTGCGCAGAATCCAGCATGCCAGAAAGCGCCACTGCATTGAGGAAATGCAGCGCATCATTGAACAGATGGAGGAGCAGCGCAGCAATAATAAAGCGTATGTTCAACTGAATGCTCAATTCCACCAGCAGCTCATTGTCGCCACGGAGAGCGATATCATTCGTGATATGTATGCGGGGATCAGCACACGGCTGTTGTCTTTGCAAATGGTATCCTTTGTTGAAAACAAGGACATCGCCCAATCCCTTGCTGAACACAGACAAATCGTAGCGTTAATGAAGGAAGAGAGGTGGGATGAAGTAAGGAAAACATTATCCGCTCATAATGAGACAATACGCCCACGTGTGGAGCGATTTATCGCGGCGGACCTTCAGCAGCTAGAAGAGAACGGTTGA
- a CDS encoding LLM class flavin-dependent oxidoreductase, which translates to MSKEFSNHTNMKQPCDITFSILDLAPIVEGGTAADALRNTLDLAQHAEAWGYTRYWLAEHHNMQGIASSATSVVIGHVAAGTSSIRVGSGGIMLPNHAPLVIAEQFGTLESLFPGRIDLGLGRAPGTDQITAHALRRDRRSDGHDFPEQLAELRAYFDPSLAEGGSRVRAVPGEGLHVPIWLLGSSGFSARLAGQLGLPFAFASHFSPENTLPALELYRNSFEASDVLEEPYAMVGVNIIAADRDDTAQWLATSMQQQFLNLMRNHPGKLQPPVESIHEMSSEYERVVLHRQLSTSIIGGPQTVREKLSAFIQETQADEIMVNAQIYDHQARLRSFEIVAEIVKEKSRA; encoded by the coding sequence ATGTCCAAAGAATTTTCTAACCATACTAACATGAAGCAGCCATGTGACATTACTTTCTCCATCCTTGATCTTGCGCCGATTGTAGAAGGAGGGACCGCCGCAGATGCACTGCGCAATACGCTGGATCTGGCACAGCATGCCGAAGCATGGGGCTATACCCGCTACTGGCTCGCTGAACATCACAATATGCAAGGGATCGCCAGCTCTGCTACCTCGGTTGTCATCGGGCATGTGGCAGCAGGTACGTCCAGCATCCGTGTAGGCTCGGGCGGCATCATGCTTCCAAATCACGCGCCGCTGGTAATCGCGGAGCAGTTCGGGACGCTTGAATCGCTGTTTCCTGGACGGATTGACCTGGGACTGGGCCGCGCACCAGGCACCGATCAGATTACGGCCCATGCCCTGCGGCGGGATCGAAGAAGCGATGGGCATGATTTTCCTGAGCAGCTAGCTGAGCTGCGCGCTTATTTTGATCCGTCGCTTGCGGAGGGAGGAAGCCGTGTGCGTGCGGTTCCTGGTGAAGGGCTCCATGTGCCGATCTGGCTATTGGGCTCCAGCGGCTTCAGCGCCCGCCTGGCCGGACAGCTTGGCCTGCCTTTTGCCTTTGCCAGCCATTTTTCGCCGGAGAATACGCTGCCTGCCCTTGAATTATATCGGAATTCTTTTGAGGCGTCAGACGTACTTGAGGAGCCGTATGCAATGGTTGGGGTGAATATCATTGCCGCCGATCGTGATGATACGGCTCAGTGGCTGGCCACCTCCATGCAGCAGCAATTCCTGAATCTGATGCGCAACCATCCCGGGAAGCTGCAGCCACCGGTGGAAAGCATCCATGAAATGAGCAGCGAGTATGAGAGAGTAGTCCTCCATAGACAACTGAGCACATCCATTATCGGTGGGCCGCAAACTGTCAGAGAGAAGCTGTCCGCGTTCATACAGGAAACCCAGGCCGATGAAATCATGGTGAATGCCCAGATTTACGATCATCAGGCCCGGCTGCGTTCATTCGAGATCGTCGCAGAAATTGTTAAAGAAAAAAGTCGAGCATAA
- a CDS encoding SDR family NAD(P)-dependent oxidoreductase has translation MHVHTRFDDRVCLVTGAGSRQGIGFSTAEIIGRLGGKIAIVATTERINERVNELKESGVDARGYVADLMDRDQVRTLVRSVLNDFGRIDILVNNAGMAQVGSPEKFISFAELADEDWDESISRNLTTCFNVTRALLPQMIRNEYGRIINVSSVTGPLVSNPGESAYSAAKAAMVGMSKGIAIEVAKHNITVNNVAPGWIATGSQTEHEAAAGLNTPIGRNGRPEEVGHMIAFLASEHASYITGQLFVVDGGNILQDYKGPKEHYY, from the coding sequence GTGCACGTACATACTCGTTTTGATGATCGGGTCTGCCTTGTTACCGGTGCAGGCAGCCGCCAGGGAATTGGTTTTTCTACCGCAGAGATTATCGGTAGATTGGGAGGGAAAATCGCCATTGTTGCTACAACGGAACGCATCAATGAGCGGGTAAATGAACTGAAAGAAAGCGGCGTGGATGCGCGCGGATACGTAGCTGACCTGATGGATCGGGATCAGGTGCGTACCTTGGTGCGCTCGGTGCTGAACGACTTTGGAAGGATCGATATTCTCGTTAACAATGCGGGCATGGCGCAGGTAGGCTCTCCTGAGAAGTTCATTTCCTTTGCCGAGCTTGCAGATGAAGATTGGGATGAATCAATTTCCCGCAATCTGACCACATGCTTCAATGTAACGCGTGCGCTGCTGCCGCAGATGATACGCAATGAATACGGCAGAATTATTAATGTGTCTTCTGTTACAGGTCCGCTGGTAAGCAATCCGGGGGAATCGGCTTACAGCGCGGCAAAAGCCGCAATGGTAGGTATGAGCAAAGGAATTGCCATCGAGGTTGCCAAGCATAACATTACGGTAAACAATGTAGCGCCGGGCTGGATTGCTACAGGTTCACAGACAGAGCACGAAGCGGCGGCGGGCCTAAATACTCCGATTGGCCGTAATGGCCGCCCGGAGGAGGTTGGTCATATGATCGCATTCTTGGCTTCCGAGCATGCTTCCTATATTACCGGACAATTGTTTGTGGTCGATGGCGGCAATATATTACAGGATTACAAAGGGCCGAAAGAGCATTATTACTAG
- a CDS encoding enoyl-CoA hydratase/isomerase family protein, protein MRIIINRTSDGKITLQETSHIAIVTIKRPHAYNALTANMWKDLKQIACEIRERKKTRVVILRGGPGQFTAGADIKEFTAMSHKEANEVFGLMEEAITAFENLPMPVICAVDGPALGAGFVLALACDMRIGTENTKLGIPVGRLGITLGPSFVRRIIRMIGQSRTKELVYTNRLYDYKEAVQLGLLNKVVKQEDMETYMLDLAQRIAEQSPKSLQAVKQAARLCEWKNDIPWMYADPVDFAEGCLAFAEKRSPQFT, encoded by the coding sequence ATGAGAATCATAATTAACCGCACGTCCGATGGCAAAATTACATTGCAGGAAACGTCACATATTGCGATCGTGACCATAAAGCGTCCGCATGCGTATAACGCGCTGACTGCGAATATGTGGAAAGATCTGAAGCAGATTGCATGCGAAATTAGGGAGCGCAAGAAGACAAGAGTAGTGATCCTGCGCGGAGGTCCCGGTCAGTTTACCGCAGGTGCCGATATTAAAGAGTTCACGGCAATGTCCCATAAGGAAGCAAATGAAGTGTTTGGTTTAATGGAAGAAGCGATTACTGCATTTGAGAATTTGCCAATGCCTGTGATTTGTGCTGTGGACGGTCCGGCTCTAGGTGCGGGCTTTGTGCTTGCGCTAGCCTGTGATATGCGTATCGGTACAGAAAACACCAAGCTTGGCATTCCGGTAGGACGTTTGGGAATTACGCTCGGCCCTTCATTTGTAAGAAGAATCATTCGGATGATCGGCCAGAGCCGGACAAAGGAATTGGTATATACCAATCGGTTGTACGATTACAAAGAAGCAGTTCAGCTTGGGTTGCTAAATAAAGTTGTAAAGCAAGAGGATATGGAGACGTATATGCTTGATTTGGCACAACGAATTGCCGAGCAATCACCTAAATCGCTGCAGGCAGTCAAACAAGCAGCTCGCTTGTGTGAATGGAAAAACGATATTCCGTGGATGTATGCCGATCCTGTAGATTTTGCAGAGGGCTGCCTAGCATTTGCTGAGAAGCGTTCTCCACAGTTTACATAG
- the dctP gene encoding TRAP transporter substrate-binding protein DctP, translating to MKSRKLFSVVAVTLSCALLAACGLANKSSTSTTAASGKSESSSTVTLKLSHQFPKAERDKGDFRGQLAVRFAEEIEKRTNGSIKVEVYPSSALVKPKEQWDAMQQGALDMSIFPLDYASGKVPQFDISLMPALVHNHEQAKAWQTSEVGQKLEEISEKNGVKILTWVWNAGGIGSKGEPIVKPADLKKGMKMRAAGKRVEAMLQTAGAGITSMPSSEIYSAFQTGILDAAVTSASSFASYKLQEQIKSYVSPSENTFWFMFEPLVISTRTFEKLTPEQQTAVVEVGKSLQSFAYEASKADDDAVDKAFAEAGVKVVQMDDASFTEWKQLSEHVWKQFAKDVEGGQELIELAQKVK from the coding sequence ATGAAAAGCAGGAAACTATTTTCCGTTGTTGCGGTTACTCTTTCTTGTGCGCTTCTAGCTGCTTGCGGTCTTGCGAATAAGTCATCCACATCAACGACGGCAGCTTCCGGTAAAAGTGAGTCCTCATCGACTGTAACGCTAAAGCTATCCCATCAATTTCCGAAAGCCGAGCGAGATAAAGGGGACTTTCGCGGGCAGTTGGCTGTCCGATTTGCAGAAGAGATAGAAAAGCGGACAAACGGGTCGATCAAAGTGGAAGTATATCCGTCTTCAGCGTTAGTCAAGCCAAAAGAACAGTGGGATGCGATGCAGCAGGGTGCGCTTGATATGTCTATTTTCCCGCTGGATTATGCGTCCGGCAAAGTGCCGCAGTTCGACATTTCCTTAATGCCCGCACTCGTTCATAACCATGAGCAGGCGAAAGCTTGGCAAACAAGTGAAGTCGGTCAAAAGTTGGAAGAGATCAGCGAAAAGAATGGTGTGAAAATTTTGACATGGGTATGGAATGCCGGAGGGATCGGCAGCAAAGGCGAGCCCATTGTAAAACCGGCTGATCTAAAAAAGGGAATGAAGATGAGAGCGGCCGGCAAACGGGTGGAAGCGATGCTTCAGACGGCAGGTGCAGGCATTACCTCCATGCCGTCCTCTGAAATCTATTCAGCGTTTCAAACCGGCATTCTAGATGCAGCGGTAACGTCCGCTTCTTCTTTTGCCTCATATAAATTGCAGGAGCAGATTAAATCATACGTCTCTCCTAGCGAGAATACGTTCTGGTTTATGTTTGAGCCGTTGGTGATCAGCACCCGTACATTTGAGAAGCTAACACCCGAGCAGCAGACCGCGGTAGTCGAGGTGGGAAAATCCCTGCAATCCTTTGCGTACGAGGCGTCTAAAGCTGATGATGATGCGGTAGATAAAGCCTTTGCTGAGGCGGGAGTGAAAGTTGTACAAATGGACGATGCTTCGTTTACTGAATGGAAGCAGCTCTCCGAACATGTATGGAAGCAATTTGCTAAAGATGTGGAAGGCGGTCAAGAACTCATTGAGCTGGCTCAAAAAGTAAAATAA
- a CDS encoding TRAP transporter large permease, with translation MSSLAIGAGIGFFALLVMVSGMPIAFALGITAVASMLLFLEMDQVNMLANFLYSSLDDFAVLSIPLFIFMGAVFSGSKASTDLFEAVQRWLGWLPGGMAISSIAASAIFAAISGSSPATAAAIGGAAIPEMKRRGYSNSIAAGAIVAGGTLGILIPPSVTLILYGVAVEQSVGKLFIGGIIPGLLMTLLYCLWVVIAVRMEKKNIQVSSDQYVAAITRYSAKERMASLIQCIPFLILIGGVLGSLYLGIATPSEAAAIGALLALLIVVILYRSMTWKKLMGILLSSTKESTMILLIMAFSALLGTVMGFLSIPQELASLVVGLEWNRWVIFFVINLFLLLLGCFLPPAAIILMTAPILYPIIVGLGFDPIWFGIIMTINMEMGLITPPVGLNLFVVKGIAPDIPLKDIIKGSLPYVGVIAVCIVILAVFPDLVTWLPSQIIGE, from the coding sequence ATGAGTTCGCTTGCGATTGGGGCAGGAATCGGATTTTTTGCGCTGCTGGTAATGGTGTCAGGGATGCCGATTGCGTTTGCGCTGGGCATTACCGCGGTTGCTTCCATGCTGTTGTTTTTAGAGATGGATCAGGTCAATATGTTAGCCAATTTCCTATACAGTTCACTCGATGATTTCGCTGTTCTCTCCATTCCGTTATTCATCTTTATGGGGGCGGTCTTTTCTGGTTCAAAAGCCAGCACCGATTTGTTTGAGGCCGTGCAGCGCTGGCTGGGTTGGCTTCCGGGCGGTATGGCCATCAGCAGCATTGCCGCATCCGCCATCTTTGCCGCCATATCAGGTTCAAGTCCAGCCACGGCAGCAGCAATTGGTGGGGCCGCCATTCCAGAAATGAAGAGACGAGGCTACTCCAATTCCATTGCCGCAGGTGCGATTGTGGCAGGGGGAACGCTCGGTATTTTGATTCCGCCCAGCGTTACATTGATCCTCTACGGCGTAGCGGTAGAGCAGTCCGTCGGAAAGCTGTTTATTGGCGGCATCATTCCCGGTCTGCTGATGACACTGCTTTACTGCTTGTGGGTAGTGATTGCCGTTCGGATGGAAAAGAAGAACATTCAGGTTTCTTCCGACCAATACGTGGCGGCAATTACACGCTACTCAGCAAAAGAGAGAATGGCCTCGCTTATTCAGTGCATCCCTTTCCTTATTTTAATTGGCGGTGTGCTAGGTTCCTTGTATCTTGGCATTGCAACGCCAAGTGAAGCGGCCGCGATTGGGGCATTGCTCGCCTTACTGATCGTTGTTATCCTGTATCGTTCGATGACATGGAAAAAGTTAATGGGCATTCTTCTCAGTTCGACGAAAGAAAGCACGATGATTCTATTGATTATGGCATTCTCAGCGCTCTTGGGGACAGTCATGGGATTTCTCTCGATTCCGCAGGAACTGGCATCCTTGGTTGTAGGTCTTGAATGGAATCGGTGGGTAATCTTCTTCGTCATTAATCTTTTTCTCTTACTTCTCGGTTGCTTTCTTCCGCCTGCGGCGATCATTTTGATGACGGCTCCCATTTTATATCCGATCATTGTAGGGCTCGGATTCGATCCGATCTGGTTTGGCATTATTATGACCATCAATATGGAAATGGGACTGATTACGCCGCCGGTTGGATTGAATTTGTTCGTCGTCAAAGGAATTGCGCCTGATATTCCGCTCAAAGATATTATTAAAGGCTCCCTTCCGTATGTGGGTGTGATTGCCGTCTGTATCGTTATTCTTGCCGTATTTCCAGACTTGGTAACCTGGCTGCCAAGTCAAATTATCGGGGAATAA
- the kynU gene encoding kynureninase, with amino-acid sequence MSFDSFVPTLTYAQKLDQHDELSCFRQEFYLLSDTIYMDGNSLGLLSQRAEQALLASLHDWKTYGIDGWSYGNQPWFYMSEKLGEMSAPLVGAKPEEVIVTGSTTVNLHQLVATFYQPQGTRTKILADTLTFPTDIYALQSQLRLHGYEPDTHLIQVESRDGRFLAEEDIIAAMTEDIALAILPTVLYRSGQILDMERLTRAAHGRGILIGFDGCHSVGAIPHAFSEWGVDFAYWCNYKHLNGGPGSIGGLYVNEKHFGRHPGLAGWFGAKKEKQFDLEHTLTPAETAGAYQIGTPHILSLAPLLGSLEMFAEAGMENIRRKSLQMTAYLMDLIASELPNMGFAIGNPVEERRRGGHISLEHEEAARICKALKKNGVIPDFRAPNIIRLAPIALYTSYTDIWKTVQILKKIMEEKQYMRFENKRDVIA; translated from the coding sequence ATGTCTTTCGATTCGTTCGTACCTACATTGACGTATGCCCAGAAGCTGGATCAGCATGATGAGCTGTCCTGCTTTCGGCAGGAGTTTTACCTGCTTTCCGATACGATTTATATGGATGGGAATTCACTGGGGCTTCTTTCGCAGCGGGCGGAACAGGCGCTACTTGCTTCATTGCACGATTGGAAGACGTATGGCATCGACGGATGGAGCTATGGAAATCAGCCGTGGTTTTACATGTCTGAAAAACTCGGTGAGATGAGCGCGCCCTTAGTAGGGGCAAAGCCGGAAGAAGTCATCGTCACAGGCTCGACCACGGTGAATCTGCATCAGCTTGTGGCGACCTTTTATCAGCCGCAGGGAACACGCACGAAAATTTTAGCGGATACGCTGACGTTTCCCACCGATATTTATGCGCTGCAAAGCCAGCTCCGCCTGCATGGCTATGAACCGGATACACACCTTATTCAGGTGGAGAGCCGCGATGGCCGCTTTCTTGCAGAAGAAGACATTATCGCAGCGATGACAGAAGACATTGCCTTGGCGATCCTGCCCACGGTGCTGTATCGCAGCGGGCAAATTCTCGATATGGAGCGGCTGACAAGAGCGGCACATGGCCGTGGAATTTTAATTGGATTTGACGGATGCCATTCGGTAGGAGCCATTCCTCACGCTTTCAGCGAATGGGGAGTGGATTTTGCATACTGGTGCAATTATAAGCACCTCAACGGCGGCCCTGGCAGTATTGGGGGCCTGTATGTCAATGAAAAGCATTTTGGACGGCATCCGGGTCTGGCCGGATGGTTCGGCGCAAAAAAAGAAAAGCAGTTTGATCTGGAGCATACATTGACACCGGCGGAGACGGCCGGTGCCTATCAAATTGGCACGCCGCATATATTGAGCTTGGCTCCTTTGCTTGGCTCTTTGGAGATGTTTGCAGAGGCTGGCATGGAGAACATCCGCCGCAAGTCGCTTCAGATGACCGCATACTTGATGGATCTGATAGCATCTGAACTTCCCAATATGGGCTTTGCCATTGGCAATCCGGTAGAGGAGCGGCGTCGGGGCGGTCATATCAGTCTAGAGCATGAAGAAGCGGCACGCATCTGCAAAGCGCTGAAGAAAAACGGGGTCATTCCTGATTTCCGTGCGCCAAATATTATTCGTCTTGCGCCGATTGCGCTGTACACCTCGTATACGGATATTTGGAAAACGGTGCAAATACTGAAAAAAATTATGGAAGAGAAGCAGTATATGCGGTTTGAAAATAAGCGTGATGTCATTGCCTAG
- the kynA gene encoding tryptophan 2,3-dioxygenase — protein sequence MHDEKEQKVHTDFAKEMSYSDYLQLDTLLESQQRISEHHDEMLFIVIHQASELWMKLILHELSAAIHCIRRGELEAPCKMLARISKIQQQLIQSWSVLSTLTPSEYMEFRDKLGHSSGFQSYQNRLIEFALGQKNAHTLAVFKHDPKLYARMQQALQEPSIYDATIEALAARGLPIDPECLKRDRSEPYQANASVEAAWLTVYRHVDQYWDLYELAEKLVDIGSGQQLWRYNHMSTVERIIGHKQGTGGSSGVAYLKQALQYHFFPELWSLRTKL from the coding sequence ATGCATGACGAAAAAGAGCAAAAGGTGCATACGGACTTTGCAAAAGAAATGTCCTATAGCGATTATCTGCAGCTTGACACGCTGCTAGAAAGTCAGCAGCGCATCTCGGAGCATCATGATGAGATGCTGTTTATTGTGATTCACCAGGCAAGCGAGCTGTGGATGAAGCTGATCTTGCATGAGCTGTCCGCCGCCATTCACTGCATTCGCAGAGGGGAATTGGAAGCGCCCTGCAAAATGCTGGCTCGCATCTCCAAAATCCAGCAGCAGCTGATTCAGTCCTGGAGTGTCTTATCGACGTTAACTCCTTCCGAGTATATGGAGTTCAGAGATAAGCTAGGACACTCTTCTGGTTTTCAGTCGTATCAAAATCGCTTGATCGAGTTTGCGCTGGGACAGAAAAACGCCCATACACTCGCTGTATTCAAGCATGATCCCAAGCTGTATGCGCGCATGCAGCAGGCGCTGCAGGAGCCGAGCATTTACGATGCAACGATTGAAGCGCTCGCAGCCCGGGGCCTGCCGATTGATCCGGAATGCCTGAAAAGGGATCGCTCGGAGCCTTATCAGGCCAATGCCAGCGTAGAGGCGGCATGGTTAACGGTCTATCGTCATGTAGATCAATACTGGGACTTATACGAGCTGGCCGAAAAGCTGGTGGATATCGGAAGCGGGCAGCAGCTCTGGCGCTATAACCATATGAGCACGGTCGAGCGGATCATCGGCCACAAGCAGGGCACGGGCGGCTCTTCGGGAGTGGCCTACTTAAAACAGGCCCTTCAGTATCATTTTTTTCCTGAACTGTGGAGTCTGCGCACGAAGTTGTAG